In a genomic window of Acipenser ruthenus chromosome 41, fAciRut3.2 maternal haplotype, whole genome shotgun sequence:
- the LOC117433578 gene encoding mediator of DNA damage checkpoint protein 1-like isoform X2, with protein sequence MDQTQLLEEPLSAEEEEQGVKEDSASEGSQKLPMGRLRLFSNAHCKETDFQLFAGENTVGREESCAVALLAGSVSKRHAVIEIERGSHLLWDCGSLNGTRKGRTQLKPRVRYDLQDAELLVFADLPCQYFILPPGRASETANQTACYLRTANQTAVSVRKKEAGPASEFKTPSTKNVGSDPVETTVPPKASEGLIERTANGSAKLQGMDPAMERPANQKAEEGNNGGRGGGIRMVDSGDDDDDDDSLMLPDTQAHVETRSLALEETPAPSKRGFATPLVVDSEEEEGERKLTDTSGPGPINSTFLSPGATVIPESEDESSITPGTSPNVQASKGQSTTRSKGVKPMPLLVSSDTDSEDLAAQKGHSKSKLKTKRPAEQRRPAAGKTRRERSASEGPQDSGSGAEQLNGTKGQEEKAAWTRIKDQPVSEHSGYIQRSEEKGVQAVGRAPGDETVGSNEKNDTDSEELEGRQGEGSRSENSKGEKALAVFQLDSDTDIEEEEEEEKQDKEKTDSAAAAGSGNQVEVPELRESAVPSAPVELDAFHLDSDTDVEQEEDEQPVGEPSTSAVKAALNADSMSEQQPQSGAGPTMLNAFHVDSDTDADEGEKEQPVEDSYNSREGCDVDASSKERSSTATAAPGPVTLNVFHLDSDTDVDEDDVEEQPVDESCSSATKAGLDVDASTGQQASTTPIAPAEVTAFHLDSDTDVEEEDEVKSFSSATKAGLDVVTLAEQQAPSTSTTSAPGLQSMIQSDSDTGVEDEADLSKADATAEIEEGKTGKPSSPPEKDATSLHDGSDTDVEEENLAPKAGKTGLDLMKQDNDSEAEAGAAADTSRLDEEATQAFIFQPINGGDQGAFKQPFASDFSRRSLPSISGAPRPLEHPMEQSDEEDIVVAETQSFCTDADSSDSVDPALEATQQYECGLDQSKETEEEPTQAYSFDLGTEARATQSGGLRLALSEGTETEPTQEVTREADTQRLAQTANAVESAWSAEQEEATLDFNCVLSEASKPTTDLKPTCASNAAAHHDAETQPMLFDLFDDTEAAEDAHIQRESRSTPSFTTAETQLIEFETQEHNDTQPVLSHHQPCESRQAQSVPRYEMETAAAETQPVDSEAAGADTQPLGFRLESQAESLTSEDAAVEAVQFTSETSQTQLGSRPEMESVEESMQDTVPIRAQGHSRGPTTVSSAKISDDTSSSAGTTTRESEEPSVCPDASTQSISFQTYLTDGEACSNEQEKKHARNDDACPVASTGPVPLTKDTMAVGKTPEEISSQGGRRGNKGKEGRTDGAEQKEHPSVVGQAAGDSGSNLSVEDEGRSKGAARRGGRLRLGRRQKGKETEAGKEQPEGESNVASGENVEQPAVGGRSDGGDGPSCEEGMEGASETLIESTEQVATVEETGPGREEHLSGSVEASGSKSEQEDGEKHDEEEGEAGTTPGGLSSRRKSRVTKQHTPSDGGRAKAASKAAASASGAGRDLVLAMEDHGLENQQRKENEEPQGTKEPKMAPIFLRKSMKGLTSEAQVTPVRRSGRAARTSTALETPEASLAAGRVGGLRKKRGVTTAREEEKNKEEEENVVEEKEHVGLKRRRTAEDGGDVDAVEILHPAEQQQPSEGDSRQSERELTEEKSSEVKGRGSSRRRLLSKSDPVLVLEASEEEAANARGTRQADSGYIQPEPREQKKTLEAEKKPKGRGGKRKLASKSDPLLLETSEETASVSQEEVPKARGQKQAKSVLPEGSKEAASELEQFEARGRNRVRLGASEQDAAGEVPEVRGKKQASLSDSFSLEAGSEEAFKVSQTEVPEVQMEPNEQEASEEVPVGKGKRARKQAKTDSEASVGEVEQIPVPRGRRQAGSIQLEANEQRGKGKKKPEESKTIAEPKARGRGGRRQTRTAGNEEEEEEQLQPASEGENFKVPSVKGKGGRVSRTRSKDSSEEAAGSKEDTATGKTATSEEPQLQTEAEPRVPEKGRRRGRQAKTEPQGQDAGPSEIEMDSSLKGKGCRRGKSTASQREVEEDREDTESNASANSEEQGDKRGRKQEVPRTPSPQGSTGSASSTRKRRPQSLVTGSQDTPPDFKTPRRSVSRASITGVSPRLTGSSSVPKIQFTGVIDDCGLEVIERLGGEMAESGHDCTHLITDRVRRTVKFLCAVARGIPIVTPEWLEKCGKNGCFLSPNAFLVKDVEQEKNFSFSLADSLIKARRQSLLEGYEVHVTPNVKPEPAQMKEIIQCSGASYLPKMPKVYKDRTVVISCVEDAAKCKAALGASIPVVNAEFLLTGILQQSAELQRYSLQGPGFDRQGAPAHRTSTAGGRRRR encoded by the exons ATTTCCAGTTGTTTGCGGGGGAGAACACGGTGGGGCGTGAGGAGTCGTGCGCGGTGGCCCTCCTCGCGGGGTCCGTATCGAAGCGCCACGCTGTCATCGAGATCGAGAGGGGCTCCCACCTGCTGTGGGACTGCGGCAGCCTCAACGGGACGCGCAAGGGCCGCACGCAGCTGAAGCCTCGGGTGCGATACGACCTGCAGGACGCGGAGCTCCTCGTCTTCGCAGACCTGCCCTGCCAGTACTTCATCCTGCCTCCGGGGCGGGCCAGTGAGACAGCCAATCAAACGGCATGCTATCTTAGGACAGCCAATCAAACCGCTGTCTCTGTCAGGAAGAAAGAAGCAGGGCCAGCTTCTGAGTTCAAGACGCCCTCCACTAAGAATGTTGGATCAGACCCGGTGGAAACAACTGTACCTCCAAAGGCGTCTGAAGG GCTAATCGAAAGGACAGCCAACGGCAGCGCAAAGTTGCAGGGGATGGACCCAGCTATGGAACGACCAGCCAATCAGAAAGCTGAAGAGGGAAACAATGGAGGAAGAGGAGGCGGGATCAGAATGGTTGACTCgggcgatgatgatgatgatgatgattctcTCATGCTGCCGGATACTCAAGCCCATGTGGAGACCCGCTCACTGGCACTGGAGGAAACGCCTGCCCCGTCAAAGAGGGGATTCGCAACACCCCTCGTCGTGGACtctgaggaagaggagggggagaggaaacTCACTGACACTTCGG gtcCTGGCCCCATAAACTCCACATTCCTCTCTCCAGGGGCCACTGTCATCCCTGAAAG TGAAGATGAAAGCTCCATTACCCCAGGTACCAGTCCCAATGTACAAGCCTCAAAGGGTCAATCCACAACCAGGAGCAAAGGGGTCAAGCCAATGCCTTTACTGGTAAGCAGCGACACAGATAGTGAAGACCTGGCTGCTCAGAAAGGCCACAGCAAATCAAAATTAAAAACCAAAAGGCCAGCGGAACAGAGGAGGCCAGCAGCAGGTAAAACCAGGAGGGAGAGGTCAGCCAGCGAGGGGCCGCAGGACAGCGGCTCGGGCGCAGAACAACTTAACGGGACGAAGGGTCAGGAAGAGAAGGCTGCGTGGACCAGGATCAAGGACCAACCAGTGTCCGAGCACTCCGGGTACATTCAGAGATCGGAAGAGAAGGGAGTGCAGGCGGTGGGGAGGGCACCCGGAGATGAAACCGTGGGGAGCAACGAGAAGAATGATACAGACTCTGAAGAACTAGAGGGGAGGCAGGGTGAGGGTAGCAGATCAGAGAACAGCAAAGGAGAGAAAGCGCTGGCTGTCTTCCAGCTGGACAGTGATACTGAtattgaggaggaggaggaagaggaaaagCAAGATAAGGAGAAAACtgactctgctgctgctgctggaagtGGAAACCAAGTGGAGGTACCAGAACTACGAGAATCTGCAGTTCCTTCTGCTCCTGTAGAACTGGATGCGTTTCATCTGGACAGTGACACTGATGTTGAACAGGAAGAGGATGAGCAGCCTGTGGGTGAGCCCTCCACCTCTGCAGTCAAAGCTGCCTTAAATGCTGACTCCATGTCTGAACAGCAACCTCAATCTGGTGCTGGTCCTACAATGCTGAACGCCTTTCATGTGGACAGTGACACCGATGCGGACGAAGGAGAAAAGGAGCAACCTGTTGAAGACTCTTACAACTCCAGGGAAGGGTGTGATGTTGACGCCTCAAGTAAGGAGCGATCATCCACAGCCACAGCTGCTCCTGGCCCTGTCACTCTAAATGTGTTTCATCTAGACAGCGACACTGATGTGGATGAAGATGATGTTGAAGAGCAGCCAGTGGATGAGTCCTGCAGCTCTGCAACCAAGGCTGGGTTAGATGTTGACGCATCAACAGGGCAACAAGCATCCACCACTCCAATTGCTCCTGCGGAGGTGACCGCTTTTCATCTGGACAGTGACACAGATgttgaagaagaagatgaagtcAAGTCTTTCAGTTCTGCAACCAAGGCAGGGTTAGATGTCGTCACCTTGGCTGAACAACAAGCACCCTCAACCTCGACCACAAGTGCCCCTGGCCTGCAGAGCATGATCCAATCGGACAGTGACACTGGCGTGGAAGACGAAGCGGATTTGTCTAAGGCTGACGCGACTGCAGAGATTGAAGAAGGAAAGACTGGGAAGCCAAGCTCGCCACCGGAAAAGGATGCCACCAGTCTCCATGATGGCAGTGACACAGACGTGGAGGAAGAGAATCTGGCACCTAAAGCCGGCAAAACAGGACTGGATCTCATGAAGCAGGACAATGATTCAGAAGCTGAAG CTGGCGCAGCAGCAGACACATCCAGGCTTGATGAAGAGGCTACACAGGCATTCATCTTCCAGCCTATCAATGGGGGAGATCAGGGGGCCTTCAAAC AGCCATTTGCATCTGATTTTAGCAGAAGAAGCCTGCCCTCTATATCAG GTGCTCCGAGGCCTCTTGAACACCCCATGGAGCAGAGTGATGAGGAAGATATTGTTGTCGCTGAGACTCAGTCTTTCTGCACCGATGCCGATAGCAGCGACTCGGTTGACCCTGCCTTAGAAGCTACCCAGCAGTATGAGTGCGGGTTGGACCAATCCAAAGAGACAGAGGAAGAGCCCACACAAGCCTACAGTTTCGACCTGGGAACTGAGGCACGGGCGACCCAAAGTGGCGGTCTCCGACTGGCCCTGTCTGAGGGCACAGAGACAGAACCGACCCAGGAGGTCACGCGTGAGGCGGACACGCAGCGCCTAGCACAGACTGCGAATGCTGTGGAGTCAGCCTGGAGTGCAGAGCAGGAAGAGGCAACCCTAGACTTCAACTGCGTCCTGTCTGAGGCATCCAAACCCACAACCGACCTGAAACCAACCTGCGCTAGCAATGCTGCTGCTCATCATGATGCAGAGACTCAGCCCATGCTTTTTGACCTCTTTGATGACACAGAGGCTGCTGAAGATGCACACATCCAGCGTGAAAGCCGCAGCACGCCTTCCTTCACTACTGCAGAGACTCAGCTCATTGAGTTTGAGACCCAAGAACATAACGATACCCAACCTGTTCTTTCACACCACCAGCCTTGTGAATCCAGGCAGGCACAATCCGTCCCCCGATACGAGATGGAAACAGCAGCTGCAGAAACTCAGCCCGTAGACTCGGAAGCAGCTGGTGCAGACACACAACCCTTAGGATTCAGGCTTGAGAGCCAGGCTGAGTCTCTGACAAGTGAAGACGCCGCAGTTGAAGCCGTGCAGTTCACTAGCGAAACCTCCCAGACGCAGCTCGGCTCACGGCCTGAGATGGAGTCTGTGGAGGAATCCATGCAGGATACAGTGCCCATCAGAGCCCAGGGACACAGTAGGGGTCCCACAACAGTCTCCAGTGCTAAGATTAGTGATGACACAAGTAGTTCTGCCGGTACAACTACTCGGGAGTCGGAGGAACCATCCGTTTGCCCGGACGCCAGCACGCAGTCCATCAGCTTCCAGACGTATCTGACCGATGGAGAGGCCTGCAGTAATGAGCAAGAGAAGAAACATGCAAGGAATGATGATGCCTGCCCTGTGGCTTCCACAGGCCCAGTGCCTCTGACCAAAGACACAATGGCTGTGGGAAAAACTCCAGAGGAAATATCAAGTCAAGGTGGTAGAAGAGGGAATAAAGGCAAGGAGGGAAGGACTGATGGAGCGGAGCAGAAGGAGCATCCTTCAGTTGTCGGCCAGGCTGCAGGAGATTCGGGATCAAACCTCTCGGTCGAAGACGAAGGCAGAAGTAAAGGGGCAGCAAGGAGAGGAGGTAGACTCCGACTCGGCAGACGTCAGAAGGGAAAAGAGACTGAGGCAGGAAAAGAACAGCCAGAAGGAGAAAGTAACGTGGCTTCAGGAGAAAATGTGGAGCAGCCAGCGGTAGGTGGCAGGAGTGATGGAGGAGACGGACCCAGCTGTGAAGAAGGCATGGAAGGTGCTAGTGAGACGTTAATAGAGAGCACAGAGCAGGTAGCGACTGTAGAGGAAACCGGACCAGGAAGAGAAGAGCATCTCAGTGGTAGTGTTGAAGCATCTGGAAGCAAGAGTGAACAGGAGGATGGAGAGAAACacgatgaagaggagggggaagccGGTACCACTCCAGGGGGTTTGAGTAGCAGACGGAAGTCGAGGGTAACCAAACAGCACACTCCGAGTGATGGAGGCAGAGCCAAGGCTGCATCAAAAGCTGCTGCTTCTGCATCTGGAGCTGGGAGAGACCTTGTTCTTGCTATGGAAGACCACGGCTTGGAGAATCAACAAAGGAAAGAAAATGAGGAACCTCAGGGAACGAAGGAACCCAAGATGGCCCCAATCTTCCTGAGGAAATCCATGAAAGGGCTGACCTCAGAAGCACAGGTGACTCCTGTGAGGAGAAGTGGAAGAGCCGCGAGAACATCTACAGCTTTGGAGACACCAGAAGCATCACTGGCAGCCGGAAGAGTCGGGGGGCTCAGGAAAAAGAGGGGGGTGACAACAGCTAGGGAGGAGGAAAAGAATAAAGAGGAGGAAGAAAATGTGGTGGAAGAAAAGGAGCATGTTGGTCTGAAGCGAAGGCGGACAGCTGAGGATGGAGGAGATGTTGATGCTGTAGAGATCTTGCATCCAGCAGAACAGCAGCAGCCATCAGAAGGGGATTCGAGGCAAAGTGAAAGGGAATTAACGGAGGAGAAGAGTTCTGAAGTTAAAGGACGGGGAAGTAGCCGGAGGAGGCTTCTTTCAAAGTCTGACCCCGTCCTGGTTCTGGAGGCAAGTGAAGAAGAGGCCGCCAATGCGAGAGGCACGAGGCAGGCTGATTCTGGGTATATTCAGCCAGAGCCAAGAGAGCAAAAAAAGACTCTGGAAGCTGAAAAAAAACCTAAGGGGAGGGGAGGCAAGAGGAAGCTGGCGTCAAAGTCAGACCCTCTCCTGCTGGAGACGAGCGAAGAAACAGCATCGGTCAGTCAGGAAGAAGTCCCGAAGGCGAGAGGCCAAAAACAAGCAAAGTCTGTTCTTCCCGAGGGAAGCAAAGAAGCAGCTTCAGAGCTTGAGCAATTCGAGGCGAGAGGAAGGAATCGGGTCAGATTAGGAGCAAGTGAGCAAGATGCAGCTGGAGAAGTGCCTGAAGTAAGAGGCAAGAAGCAAGCCAGTTTGTCTGATAGTTTTTCATTGGAGGCAGGTAGTGAAGAAGCTTTTAAGGTCAGCCAAACAGAGGTACCGGAAGTTCAGATGGAGCCAAATGAGCAAGAGGCTAGTGAAGAGGTGCCAGTGGGAAAAGGCAAACGAGCCAGGAAGCAAGCAAAGACCGACTCAGAGGCCAGTGTAGGGGAGGTGGAGCAGATACCCGTGCCAAGAGGCAGGAGGCAGGCTGGATCCATTCAGCTAGAGGCAAACGAACAGCGAGGAAAAGGCAAAAAGAAGCCAGAGGAAAGCAAGACCATAGCAGAGCCTAAAGCCAGGGGAAGAGGTGGACGGAGGCAAACCAGGACAGCGGgaaatgaagaggaggaggaggagcagctcCAGCCAGCCTCAGAGGGGGAAAACTTCAAAGTACCTTCAGTCAAAGGGAAGGGTGGCAGGGTCAGTCGGACGAGGTCGAAGGACAGTAGCGAAGAGGCAGCAGGGAGCAAGGAAGATACAGCTACAGGGAAGACAGCCACGTCAGAAGAGCCCCAGCTGCAGACTGAGGCAGAGCCAAGAGTCCCAGAGAaagggagaaggagaggcaggcaggcaaagACTGAGCCCCAGGGTCAGGATGCAGGACCCTCGGAGATAGAGATGGACAGCAGCCTTAAGGGGAAGGGATGCAGGAGAGGGAAGTCGACAGCCTCCCAGAGAGAAGTGGAAGAGGACAGGGAGGACACTGAAAGCAATGCCAGCGCCAACTCTGAAGAACAGGGGGACAAGAGAGGAAGAAAGCAG GAGGTTCCTAGGACTCCCTCCCCTCAGGGTTCCACTGGCTCCGCCTCCTCGACCCGAAAGCGACGCCCACAGAGCCTCGTCACGGGGTCCCAGGACACGCCTCCCGACTTCAAGACCCCCAGGCGATCGGTGAGCCGAGCCTCCATCACTGGGGTGAGCCCCCGTCTGACAGGGAGCAGCTCGGTGCCCAAG ATCCAGTTCACCGGGGTGATCGATGACTGCGGGCTGGAGGTGATTGAGCGGCTGGGTGGAGAGATGGCAGAGTCTgggcacgactgcactcacctgATCACAGACCGCGTGCGCAGAACCGTCAAGTTCCTGTGCGCCGTGGCCAGGGGCATCCCCATCGTCACCCCAGAGTGGCTTGAGAAG TGTGGGAAGAACGGCTGCTTCCTGTCTCCCAATGCCTTCCTGGTAAAGGACGTGGAACAGGAGAAGAACTTCAGCTTCAGTCTGGCGGACTCCCTGATCAAAGCAAGGAGGCAGTCCCTGCTGGAG GGCTACGAGGTCCATGTGACTCCGAATGTGAAGCCAGAACCGGCGCAGATGAAGGAGATCATTCAGTGCAGTGGAGCCAGTTACCTGCCAAAGATGCCCAAAGTCTACAAG GACAGGACAGTGGTGATCTCCTGTGTGGAAGACGCTGCCAAGTGCAAAGCCGCTCTTGGGGCCTCTATCCCTGTGGTGAATGCAGAGTTCCTTCTCACAGGGATCCTGCAGCAGAGTGCTGAGCTGCAGAGATACAGCCTGCAGGGACCCGGCTTCGACAGGCAGGGGGCGCCAGCACACCGGACCAGCACAGCTGGGGGGAGGAGACGCAGATAG